The Erigeron canadensis isolate Cc75 chromosome 4, C_canadensis_v1, whole genome shotgun sequence genome window below encodes:
- the LOC122596411 gene encoding protein argonaute 7 has translation MEHRVKKNFTPKTTHKNNTHHNHNNNTNTSHYFHHHHHHHHLFHLHPHYLNLIHHHSNTHTNFGFFNQNLLYSSPSSISQSPPLLPLPPPYSVLSPPPLPSFTQKAHFHKHSLKQNHHHNKHHQPPLISTPDPQIPQKAIEVIPKTIIGAKKDEMKQVRDSLAPPQPPLTVARRPDSGGKEGTKISLLANHFLVEFDPLQQIYHYDIEISPKPSKEIARLIKQKLVEHNATVFSGGNPSYDGRRNLFSAVEFEKDSLELFINIPVQMGSHSISSNCNDNQERLKLYRVKIKIVSKLNGKELSKYLSKEHNDSVPLPQDYIQALDVVLRENPLSECTPLGRSLYSTAMGGAKDIGGGAIGLRGFFQSLRPTQQGLALNVDLTVTAFHESIGVIQYLQKRLTFLNDFCELKTRDLTFDEKKEVERALKNVKVFVCHRETIQRYKVHSLTDETTENLQFRDRNGENLWVLSYFKEQYNYEIQYRNLPCLQTSRRRPCYLPMELCRVCEGQKFLGKLSEDQTAKILKMGCQKPRERKSIIDGVMAGPFGPTSGHQAEEFNLCVAKEMTRLNGRILRPPKLKLGDGGEVTNLFPSRHDRQWNFSGSQVFEGSRIGRWAVISFGGTNEQRSIIPKFIDKLTQRCEQLGIFLNKNTVIKPQFESMQVLNNVSLLESKIKKIQKAANDKLQLLVCIMEKKHKGYADLKRISETSIGVMSQCCLYQNLARLSSQFLANLALKINAKIGGCTVALYTSLPAQIPRILKLDEPVMFLGADVTHPHPLDDFSPSVAAVVGSVNWPAANKYVSKMRSQTHRQEIIQDLTAMVEEILHDFLRELSKLPKRLIFFRDGVSETQFQKVLSEELQAIRAACLRFSGYNPPITFAVVQKRHHTRLFPAELVSSSGKNMFTDENVPPGTVVDSVITHPKEFDFYLCSHWGVKGTSRPTHYHILWDENDFSSDELQKLVYNLCFTFVRCTKPVSLVPPCYYAHLAAYRGRLYLDRTGASLGFTRQEPPKTAPLPKVLENVKNLMFYC, from the exons ATGGAACATAGAGTCAAGAAAAACTTCACACCAAAAACAacacataaaaataatactcatcataatcataataacaACACAAACACTTCACACtactttcatcatcatcatcatcatcatcatctttttcatcttcatccACACTATCTTAATCTTATTCATCATCattcaaacacacacacaaactttGGTTTCTTTAACCAAAATTTATTATACTCATCACCATCTAGTATTTCTCAATCTCCACCTCTACTTCCCCTGCCACCACCTTATTCTGTCCTATCTCCACCACCTCTACCATCCTTCACACAAAAAGCCCATTTTCATAAACATTCATTGAAGCAAAATCATCATCACAATAAGCATCATCAACCACCACTTATTTCTACTCCTGACCCACAAATTCCTCAAAAAG CTATAGAGGTGATTCCAAAAACAATAATAGGAGCCAAGAAAGATGAAATGAAACAAGTTAGAGATTCATTAgcaccaccacaaccaccattAACTGTGGCAAGAAGGCCTGATTCTGGTGGCAAAGAAGGAACAAAAATCTCACTTTTAGCCAATCATTTTTTAGTAGAATTTGACCCTTTACAACAAATCTACCATTATGATATTGAAATTTCTCCAAAACCCTCAAAAGAGATTGCAAGATTAATCAAACAAAAGCTAGTAGAACATAATGCTACTGTTTTTTCGGGTGGAAACCCGAGTTATGACGGTAGGAGAAACCTTTTTAGTGCGGTAGAGTTTGAAAAAGATAGCCTAGAACTCTTTATTAACATCCCAGTTCAAATGGGTAGTCACTCGATTTCGTCGAATTGTAATGATAACCAAGAAAGATTGAAGCTTTATCGGGTTAAAATCAAGATTGTGTCGAAACTAAATGGGAAAGAGTTGAGTAAGTATTTGAGTAAAGAACATAATGATTCAGTCCCCCTTCCACAAGACTATATACAAGCTTTAGATGTTGTGTTACGCGAAAACCCGTTGTCTGAATGCACCCCGTTAGGAAGGTCGTTGTACTCGACTGCCATGGGTGGAGCTAAAGATATAGGGGGCGGAGCGATTGGACTTCGAGGTTTTTTTCAAAGTCTTAGGCCGACACAGCAAGGGTTAGCTCTGAATGTGGACTTGACAGTCACTGCATTTCATGAAAGTATTGGAGTGATTCAGTATTTGCAGAAACGTTTAACGTTTTTAAACGATTTTTGTGAACTAAAGACGAGGGATTTGACGTTTGATGAAAAGAAAGAGGTAGAAAGGGCTTTAAAGAATGTTAAAGTGTTTGTTTGTCATAGAGAAACTATTCAGAGATATAAAGTTCATAGCTTGACCGATGAAACGACTGAGAATCTTCAGTTTAGAGATCGAAATGGGGAGAATTTGTGGGTGTTGAGTTACTTCAAAGAACAGTATAACTATGAGATTCAATATAGGAATTTGCCCTGTTTGCAGACTAGTCGGAGAAGACCATGTTACCTTCCTATGGAACTTTGTCGTGTTTGTGAGGGTCAGAAGTTTCTTGGAAAACTTTCTGAAGATCAAACGGCGAAAATCCTGAAAATGGGTTGTCAAAAACCACGAGAACGCAAGTCGATCATTGATGGAGTCATGGCTGGACCCTTTGGTCCAACAAG TGGACACCAAGCAGAAGAATTTAATCTCTGTGTTGCGAAGGAGATGACAAGACTAAATGGACGAATTCTGCGACCTCCAAAGCTTAAACTTGGAGACGGTGGTGAGGTGACCAATCTTTTTCCTTCGAGACATGACCGACAATGGAACTTTTCTGGCAGTCAGGTATTTGAAGGTAGCCGAATAGGTAGATGGGCGGTAATTAGTTTTGGAGGAACTAATGAGCAAAGATCGATAATCCCAAAATTCATCGATAAGTTAACTCAAAGATGTGAACAACTAGGGATCTTTCTCAACAAAAACACAGTCATCAAGCCACAATTTGAATCAATGCAAGTTCTTAACAATGTGTCTCTTCttgaatcaaagatcaagaAGATTCAAAAAGCTGCAAATGATAAGTTGCAACTTTTAGTTTGTATAATGGAGAAGAAACACAAAGGGTATGCAGATTTGAAGCGAATCAGTGAAACGAGTATCGGGGTTATGAGCCAATGCTGTTTGTATCAAAACCTTGCTAGGTTAAGCTCACAGTTTCTCGCTAATTTGGCACTTAAAATCAATGCAAAGATTGGTGGGTGCACCGTGGCGTTGTACACCTCATTGCCTGCTCAAATTCCGAGAATTTTAAAACTTGATGAGCCGGTGATGTTCTTGGGTGCAGATGTAACCCACCCACATCCATTAGACGATTTCAGCCCATCAGTGGCTGCAGTTGTCGGGTCAGTGAACTGGCCGGCAGCGAATAAGTATGTTTCCAAAATGAGGTCTCAGACTCACCGGCAAGAGATAATTCAAGATTTGACAGCTATGGTAGAAGAAATACTTCATGATTTTCTTCGGGAGCTATCAAAACTGCCAAAGAGATTGATTTTCTTTCGGGATGGTGTCAGTGAGACCCAATTCCAAAAGGTTCTTAGTGAAGAATTGCAAGCTATTCGTGCAGCGTGTTTGCGGTTCTCTGGATACAACCCTCCCATCACATTTGCTGTGGTCCAAAAACGACATCACACCAGGCTGTTTCCCGCTGAGTTGGTATCTAGTAGTGGAAAAAACATGTTTACAGACGAGAACGTGCCTCCAGGAACGGTGGTTGATTCTGTCATCACCCACCCAAAAGAATTTGATTTCTATCTATGCAGCCATTGGGGTGTAAAGGGTACAAGCCGGCCGACTCATTATCACATATTATGGGATGAAAATGACTTCTCTTCCGATGAACTTCAGAAACTGGTTTACAATCTTTGCTTCACTTTTGTAAGATGTACTAAACCTGTTTCATTGGTTCCACCATGTTATTATGCTCATTTGGCCGCTTATAGAGGTCGGTTGTACCTTGATCGAACTGGTGCCTCGTTAGGATTCACTAGACAAGAACCACCCAAGACCGCCCCCCTCCCAAAAGTACTAGAGAATGTCAAGAATCTTATGTTTTATTGTTGA